The genomic stretch TTCGCACTTCTCCAATATCGCTTCGCTCGCTTTTGGAATCTTGCCGGCGTTCGAATCGCTCTATCTCGACCTATCTGCCTTTGCCTTTTTCGTCTCGCTTTCAGGTAAAGCAACGCGCCTCTTCCACGCGACTTTAACGTACCTGATGACGCATTCGGTTGATCAAGCTGCTTCCTGTGGTTAAAAATTTGGAGAGAGCTAGGTCGAGCGATTTGATAGTTTCCAGCTTGTTTCGAGctgttgaattttattttttttccctctttggcGGTTAAAATGCGGCGCGAGATGAAAGGGGAGTATCGGGACAGAGCTTCGCTTCCTTTGCCCAGTCGTCCGCGTGAATCACCGGCGGGATCACGTCGTGCTGGGAGTGACATTAGGAGTTCTGTGCGGAATTTCATCCGTAAGAGGTTGTCTGAATCTCCAAGCGCGTCCGTGTAAGCACGGATGGATGTCATGAGTCTGCATGTGTCTGCACTGTGCTATCGGTAGCCCGAGGTTACTCGAAATTCATTTCTGTCCCTGACAAGTTCGCCAGATGTTGCCGTTGTTTTGTCTGGAAAACTTATAATCTGACTCTTTCCAGAGTCGTCCCATAGTTGACGCGCATTGATTGATGCTTCAGAAGAGAGTGCTTCGTTGCTCATTCGAGACACAGTTTTTTTCCTTATGCATGCTGCTAATATCATAATTCTCTTCATTCTGGGGACAATTGATTTCAGCGGAAAGATAAGCCAACTCATTGAGCAAATTGCACGTGATTCTTTTCccagaaaaaaagaagttttttgAAATGAGATATTCATCGACTACCACGTAATTTGTTATTTTGGTTTTGATTTCCAACATTATCCTCTTTTACTGcttctctttatttctttcgGTTGATCCTTACCCCAGGGATGGAAGAGCCGTTTCCCATTCAGATTTTCTTTATTAATGACAGAGTTCTATTTGATATCTTAGGTTAGTTATTCATTGTATGCAGTGTTTCTTATGAATTGCTCTTTTGCAGCATGGAGGCTGTCATGGATGATAAATCTGAGGAAGTCTTGAAGGATTTCCATATACCTGATTACATACTTGTACCTGGATCTAAGGTCGAAACCACTTCCCATATACCCTCATGTCCAGTGATTGCGTTCATAAACTCTAAGAGTGGTGGTCAGCTGGGGGGACAACTTCTCATCACATACCGCTCTCTTCTTAATAAGAATCAGGCAATTTCCTTTCTGGCCTTTGCTAAAGTGTTCTAGAAAAGGCACTTGAGTCTTTGAACAATATTCTTGACCCCTTAACGGTATATTTTGTCTTTCATTGGTGTATCTGAATTATCAGGTTTTTGACCTTGGAGAGAATGCTCCTGATAAGGTGTTGCATCAGCTTTATGCGACTCTTGAAGTGCTGAACTGTAAAGGAGATATTTTAGCCGGAGAAGTtcagaaaaaattgagaataattGTAAGATCAGTTCTTAGATTTGAATTAGGCCGGAAGttcattttgttgttgttaCAGGCAGGAGCATGTAGCTTGTGCTACTCTATGATCTGCACGTGcccttggacaattttttatctctttttcttaCCCAGTTAAATGATGTCATCAGGTTGCAGGTGGAGATGGCACAGCCAGCTGGCTTCTGGGGGTTATCTCTGATCTCAAACTACAGAAACCACCGCCTGTTGCCACTGTACCGCTGGGAACGGGGAataatcttccattttcatttggctGGGTATGCCTTTTAAGTCTTCTTTCACAgataaatcattaaaaataaaaaaataagaacagtTATTTGTTTTAGTTGTCGCGCCAATGATTAGTCTTGCCTTGTGGTGAAGGCTATGAATGGCTATTTGACTTAGTATACAGAGGACATTCTTTTTTATCTCTGTCTTTCATGTTTAAATGCTTGGGAGATGAAATGATTTGGCAATAAGAAAGGAAATCAATTTATATGACATAAGAGTAAGGTACTTTTTATCTCACAGGGAAAGAAAAATCCTGGGATAGATAGGCAATCTGTCCTGTTGTTCTTGAATCAAGTGAAGACCgcaaaagaaatgaagatggaTAGGTCAGTACTCCCTCTATGAGATAATTCTGTTCATTAGGTCATTAGGTGTAAAGGTTTCCATGCCTGGGGGGATGTGGACTAAATTTAAAGTTCCGTTGACATTGACATTGACTTTAAAGGCTTGCTCAACTCGATTAAACAGCTATTCTGAATGTCAAAATATGCCCATGATGGAGTTTATGGCTAAGAGATAATGTTGATTCTTTGTCAGCTGGCACATAATCATGAGAATGAGAACTCCAAAAGAAGGTGCATGTGACCCTATTGCTCCTCTCGAACTACCGCATTCCTTGCACCCATTTCACCGTGTCTTGAATACAGATAAACTGAACGTGGTAAGTTTATCCATACCTTGCACATTAAATTTCTCCTCAATTTTTTGTCGTCTTATCTCTGTTTTATGTAGAGACTCAAATTAGCCATCTTTATTCTATGATAAGTTCTTAGTCAAACTTTCGCAGTTGCTTGCTTAAAACTCCCGAATTACTTTAATTGGTACTCAAGTACTTGAATGCAGATCGGGCATTTCTTTCTATAACCTTCCTGGGATTTCCTCTATATAATTTATTTACTGAAATGGTTAGTGTAGTGTTAGAGAtgagttggcactcaagtgtTGTTTGTGTATTGTCCAAGATAGGAGCTTTTTATCACGTACGGTGTTTGTTTGAGCGAAACAGTTAAGGGATTGTGCAATTGCTagtatattgatttttgaatttggcTTCAAACTCTATAGTGGCATGCAAATTATCCCGTCCGACAGAAAAAAGGTATATGAGATTGATCAGCCCTAGGGTGGGTTTGTAACAACAAATCCTCGTCTTCTAATCACCATTTCTCCTCTTCTGTGGGTCAATATTCGGCGcacttcaaatcaaaatttatcCTTTCTTGGTTCCTTTTCTGTCTCCTCTTCTGTGGTTCAATAACCAGGGCACTTCTTATCACCATTCCTCCATTCTTGGCTCCTTTTCTGTCTCCTCCAGTTTTTCGGTGTCCAATGCATTTCTAATTACCGTTTCTCCTTTTTCAGTTCCTTTTCTGTCTGTGCCCATATGCATGTGTCAGCTATTTTGTTAACGTTTCTACTGTTGCATGTCTGTTTCTGTAAAATCGCAGGAGGGGTGCCACACATTTCGTGGGGGCTTTTGGAATTACTTTGGCATGGGTAAGGAAATCCATTAGCTCGTTGAATAACAATCTACCCTGAAACAGATGAACCAGAAGGCTAGCAGTAACATAGACCTCGAAAGTGTTTCGTGGAAGTCCAGTTAATCATGGTGTTGAGAATTTAAAAATCCAATGACCGTCCTTGACCTGCTTTTCATTGCTTTTGCCCAGACTCAGTTGATCTGTTTATGTATCCGGAACTATCAT from Rhodamnia argentea isolate NSW1041297 chromosome 2, ASM2092103v1, whole genome shotgun sequence encodes the following:
- the LOC115755641 gene encoding diacylglycerol kinase 1-like isoform X2, giving the protein MRREMKGEYRDRASLPLPSRPRESPAGSRRAGSDIRSSVRNFIRKSMEAVMDDKSEEVLKDFHIPDYILVPGSKVETTSHIPSCPVIAFINSKSGGQLGGQLLITYRSLLNKNQVFDLGENAPDKVLHQLYATLEVLNCKGDILAGEVQKKLRIIVAGGDGTASWLLGVISDLKLQKPPPVATVPLGTGNNLPFSFGWGKKNPGIDRQSVLLFLNQVKTAKEMKMDSWHIIMRMRTPKEGACDPIAPLELPHSLHPFHRVLNTDKLNVEGCHTFRGGFWNYFGMGMDAQVSYAFHSERKLHPEKFKNQLVNQSTYLKLGCTQGWFCPSLCHPSSRNMAQLTKVKIMRKNGQWEDLNVPRSIRSIVCLNLPSFSGGLNPWGNPNPRKSAYRDLTPPYVDDGLLEIVGFRNAWHGLVLLSSKGHGTRLAQTNRVRFEFHKGAADHTFMRMDGEPWKQPLPVDDDTVVVEISPSSQVMMLATPLCQSKSIHDPSSPRIYQDNDDDSSQEECEEDSEERRKFGAADTFKIPDGIEISHLS
- the LOC115755641 gene encoding diacylglycerol kinase 1-like isoform X1, which encodes MRREMKGEYRDRASLPLPSRPRESPAGSRRAGSDIRSSVRNFIRKRLSESPSASVMEAVMDDKSEEVLKDFHIPDYILVPGSKVETTSHIPSCPVIAFINSKSGGQLGGQLLITYRSLLNKNQVFDLGENAPDKVLHQLYATLEVLNCKGDILAGEVQKKLRIIVAGGDGTASWLLGVISDLKLQKPPPVATVPLGTGNNLPFSFGWGKKNPGIDRQSVLLFLNQVKTAKEMKMDSWHIIMRMRTPKEGACDPIAPLELPHSLHPFHRVLNTDKLNVEGCHTFRGGFWNYFGMGMDAQVSYAFHSERKLHPEKFKNQLVNQSTYLKLGCTQGWFCPSLCHPSSRNMAQLTKVKIMRKNGQWEDLNVPRSIRSIVCLNLPSFSGGLNPWGNPNPRKSAYRDLTPPYVDDGLLEIVGFRNAWHGLVLLSSKGHGTRLAQTNRVRFEFHKGAADHTFMRMDGEPWKQPLPVDDDTVVVEISPSSQVMMLATPLCQSKSIHDPSSPRIYQDNDDDSSQEECEEDSEERRKFGAADTFKIPDGIEISHLS